The proteins below come from a single Acetobacteroides hydrogenigenes genomic window:
- a CDS encoding 3'-5' exonuclease, giving the protein MYLFFDTETTGLPRNWKAPVTDLNNWPRLVQLAFLLYDKAGNKIEGGDFIIKPEGFTIPVDASSIHRITTERALREGQPLSSVLLTFQDLISQSEVLVAHNMSFDEKIVGAEFLRAGMHNSIPAKHKICTMQSTTNFCAINGPYGYKWPKLSELHYKLFRTEFEEAHNAAADINATAKCFWELKRIGKI; this is encoded by the coding sequence ATGTACCTTTTCTTCGACACAGAAACAACTGGATTACCAAGAAACTGGAAAGCACCTGTAACGGATTTGAACAATTGGCCTAGGCTCGTTCAGTTAGCATTTTTGCTTTACGATAAAGCAGGGAATAAAATTGAAGGCGGAGATTTTATAATAAAACCTGAAGGATTTACAATTCCTGTTGATGCATCGAGTATTCATCGAATCACTACAGAACGAGCACTTCGTGAAGGACAACCATTATCTTCTGTGCTGCTTACTTTTCAGGATCTAATCAGCCAATCTGAAGTACTTGTTGCACACAACATGAGTTTCGACGAAAAGATTGTAGGCGCAGAATTTTTAAGAGCGGGTATGCATAACTCTATACCAGCTAAACATAAAATCTGTACAATGCAAAGCACTACAAATTTTTGTGCTATTAATGGCCCTTATGGTTATAAGTGGCCTAAGCTGTCTGAACTACATTACAAGTTATTCCGAACAGAATTTGAAGAAGCACATAATGCAGCAGCCGATATAAATGCTACTGCAAAATGTTTCTGGGAACTTAAAAGAATTGGGAAGATATAG
- a CDS encoding PD-(D/E)XK nuclease family protein has protein sequence MQTDYTKLLLNFKSIPQYKRTKTFMEICGYPHYENVCSNILQFYLNPNNDHGLRDLVLSSLLKLIDTDFKFDNDFEEIKVYREYKTIKDNRLDLLILTENYAVGIENKIFHHLHNDLNDYMKTVESFCYNSRKPICIVLSLNKLTSKEDIEKLKINDFINVTYEHLFKNIKHNIGKYLSNSNISYINHFTDFIKSIENLTPKTMENKVLWTFFKNNSEAIQDLTDSFIEYKNSLNQKIYQLNDTISKNEFAPLADKQWIYKEPKLLVLVHDYTIKSKYKVSIDTYIGINGWEIQLFGRNNQSTDFIFNTMCKVNDFLPKPFENYERNNRLIYERFETDVDLSVIAKSLTDLLTRVENYKKRTDENNDI, from the coding sequence GTGCAAACAGACTATACTAAATTACTGCTCAATTTTAAATCAATTCCTCAGTATAAGCGAACTAAAACGTTTATGGAAATTTGTGGATATCCACATTATGAAAATGTCTGTAGTAACATTTTACAGTTTTATCTTAACCCAAACAACGACCACGGACTCAGAGATTTAGTTCTTAGTTCGCTTTTAAAACTAATAGACACCGATTTTAAATTCGATAATGACTTTGAAGAAATTAAAGTTTACAGAGAATATAAGACTATAAAAGATAACAGGCTTGACCTGCTTATATTAACCGAAAATTATGCAGTTGGTATTGAAAACAAAATATTTCACCATTTACATAATGACTTAAACGACTACATGAAAACTGTTGAATCATTCTGTTATAATTCAAGAAAACCTATTTGCATAGTTTTATCTTTAAACAAATTGACATCCAAAGAAGATATTGAAAAGTTAAAAATCAATGATTTTATAAATGTTACATATGAGCACCTTTTCAAAAATATCAAGCATAACATCGGAAAGTATCTATCAAACTCTAACATCAGTTATATAAACCACTTTACAGACTTTATAAAATCAATAGAAAACCTAACTCCTAAGACAATGGAAAATAAAGTATTATGGACATTCTTTAAAAACAATTCGGAAGCAATTCAAGATTTGACTGATAGTTTTATTGAATATAAAAATTCTCTAAATCAAAAAATATATCAACTTAACGACACAATATCAAAAAATGAATTTGCTCCATTGGCTGATAAACAATGGATTTATAAAGAACCAAAATTATTGGTATTAGTGCATGACTATACAATTAAATCAAAATATAAAGTATCTATTGACACATATATTGGAATCAATGGATGGGAAATTCAACTATTTGGTCGCAACAATCAATCAACAGACTTTATTTTTAATACGATGTGCAAAGTCAATGATTTTTTGCCAAAACCATTTGAAAATTATGAAAGAAATAACAGACTTATTTATGAAAGATTTGAAACAGATGTTGACCTTTCAGTTATAGCAAAATCATTAACGGACTTATTGACTAGGGTTGAGAATTATAAAAAGCGGACAGATGAGAATAATGACATATAA
- a CDS encoding UvrD-helicase domain-containing protein → MDMQIDSNHIVSNIEQHFKVSAGPGAGKTHWLVQHIKNVLHNSKRLSKTRKIACITYTNVAVETILDRLGNYSDHVEVSTIHSFLYKHIVKPYAVFIADEYGLNIEIMDGHDDTILSNYSFLEEWKKKTRQFTISEYNVVHDAFSNLKWKYDSNMDLICKTDRPFKAGKYSIKNDSYFEYKLMTWERGIIHHDDVLFFSYKIIHKFPFVLEVLRAKFPYFFIDEFQDSNPIQVNIIQKIGERETTIGIIGDIAQSIYGFQGADPSQFSSFTLNGMQSYEMIQNRRSTNSIINALKLVRKDLEQKPFRNKQGELPKILCGDRIVAYTQAQVYSSQENVITLSRNNITANAMKQHYNGGQLNNKLFNELQTQDTNTERRLVISSCVKGVEMARERKFKDAIKELMAIYKRNVRDKEDRKKKALNDLHFLMERYDVFKGMSLLNFHSFLKRERFSDISNLSKGGAKTFYENHSYQDLALCVRVHEDLSSHRTIHNAKGDEFNNVLLLVNDEKDLDFLNSPNLQVDEEHRIAYVALSRARERLFISTPSLDLKTRKKLEGVFSIEDV, encoded by the coding sequence ATGGATATGCAAATAGATTCAAATCATATAGTTTCTAACATAGAACAACATTTTAAGGTCTCTGCAGGGCCTGGTGCTGGGAAAACCCATTGGCTGGTGCAGCATATTAAAAATGTACTGCACAATTCAAAACGGCTGAGTAAAACAAGAAAGATAGCCTGTATAACATATACCAATGTAGCAGTAGAAACAATATTAGACAGATTGGGTAACTATTCCGATCATGTTGAAGTTTCAACTATACATAGTTTTCTTTACAAGCATATAGTAAAGCCTTATGCTGTATTTATTGCAGATGAGTATGGTTTGAATATTGAAATAATGGATGGACATGATGATACAATACTTTCAAATTATTCATTTTTAGAAGAATGGAAAAAGAAGACACGGCAGTTTACAATAAGTGAATACAATGTTGTTCATGATGCATTTAGCAATTTAAAATGGAAATATGATTCAAATATGGATCTGATTTGTAAAACTGATCGTCCATTTAAGGCTGGTAAATATTCAATAAAAAACGATTCATATTTTGAATACAAACTTATGACATGGGAAAGAGGAATTATTCATCATGATGATGTTCTCTTTTTTAGTTATAAGATTATTCATAAGTTTCCTTTTGTATTGGAAGTCTTAAGAGCCAAGTTTCCCTACTTCTTTATTGATGAATTTCAGGATAGTAATCCTATACAGGTTAATATTATACAAAAGATTGGAGAAAGAGAGACTACTATTGGCATTATAGGTGATATTGCTCAGTCAATTTATGGATTTCAAGGGGCTGATCCTTCTCAGTTCTCAAGTTTTACATTAAATGGAATGCAATCTTACGAAATGATTCAAAATCGTAGAAGTACAAATAGTATCATTAATGCATTGAAATTAGTGAGAAAAGATTTGGAGCAAAAACCGTTTAGGAATAAGCAAGGAGAATTACCAAAAATATTATGCGGCGATCGTATCGTTGCATATACACAAGCACAAGTTTATTCTTCGCAAGAGAATGTTATTACTTTATCTAGAAATAATATCACAGCCAATGCTATGAAGCAACATTACAATGGGGGGCAATTGAATAATAAATTGTTTAATGAACTTCAGACCCAAGATACCAATACCGAACGTCGGTTAGTCATAAGTTCTTGTGTAAAAGGTGTTGAAATGGCTAGAGAACGTAAATTCAAGGATGCTATCAAGGAATTGATGGCGATTTATAAAAGAAATGTTCGTGATAAGGAGGATAGGAAAAAGAAAGCATTAAACGATCTACACTTTTTGATGGAACGCTATGATGTGTTTAAAGGAATGTCATTGTTGAATTTTCATTCATTTTTAAAAAGAGAACGATTTAGTGATATTTCAAACTTATCAAAAGGTGGTGCAAAAACATTCTACGAAAACCATAGTTATCAGGACTTAGCATTATGTGTGCGCGTACATGAAGACTTGAGTTCTCATAGAACAATTCATAATGCAAAGGGTGATGAATTTAATAATGTGTTATTGCTCGTAAATGACGAAAAGGATTTGGACTTTCTTAATTCACCAAACTTACAAGTAGACGAAGAACATCGAATTGCCTATGTTGCTTTGAGTAGAGCGAGAGAACGTCTTTTTATTTCAACACCAAGTCTTGATCTAAAAACGAGAAAAAAATTAGAGGGCGTGTTTAGTATAGAGGATGTGTAA
- a CDS encoding zinc ribbon-containing protein — MPSTGQKPGKGTYKCTKCGVVITLDDNTDTLPPCPKCHGSNWVKIG, encoded by the coding sequence ATGCCATCAACAGGTCAAAAACCAGGGAAAGGTACTTATAAATGTACCAAATGTGGCGTAGTTATCACATTAGATGATAACACAGACACATTACCTCCATGTCCAAAGTGTCATGGTTCCAATTGGGTAAAAATTGGATAA
- a CDS encoding DUF3761 domain-containing protein has product MKRFILLLGLLFLTICSFGQIMVTTGNVNFRTTPGVSENKICIIPKGITVTIVQDSIESENWTKISYNGNTGYVSNSFLKSISTSSKRYNYSNTYGSTEVKYYKNSKGNKVQSPTYYNTVPAGATAVCNDGTYSFSNSRRGTCSHHGGVRKWL; this is encoded by the coding sequence ATGAAAAGATTCATCCTTCTTTTAGGCTTACTTTTCTTGACCATCTGTTCGTTTGGTCAAATAATGGTAACAACTGGTAATGTAAATTTTAGGACAACACCTGGGGTAAGTGAAAATAAGATATGTATAATACCTAAGGGTATCACAGTAACTATTGTTCAAGATTCCATTGAATCTGAAAATTGGACTAAAATATCCTATAACGGTAATACGGGATACGTTAGTAATTCATTTTTAAAAAGCATATCCACTTCGTCAAAACGGTATAATTACAGCAATACCTATGGTAGTACAGAAGTAAAGTACTACAAGAATTCAAAGGGAAACAAGGTTCAATCGCCAACATACTATAATACTGTACCTGCAGGTGCAACTGCTGTTTGTAACGATGGAACCTACAGCTTTAGCAACAGCAGAAGAGGCACATGCTCTCATCATGGTGGAGTAAGAAAATGGCTATAA